From one Saccharomyces cerevisiae S288C chromosome XVI, complete sequence genomic stretch:
- the ELP3 gene encoding Elongator subunit ELP3 (Subunit of Elongator complex; Elongator is required for modification of wobble nucleosides in tRNA; exhibits histone acetyltransferase activity that is directed to histones H3 and H4; disruption confers resistance to K. lactis zymotoxin; human homolog ELP3 can partially complement yeast elp3 null mutant): MARHGKGPKTNKKKLAPEKERFIQCCADITLELTDSLTSGTTREINLNGLITKYSKKYKLKQQPRLTDIINSIPDQYKKYLLPKLKAKPVRTASGIAVVAVMCKPHRCPHIAYTGNICVYCPGGPDSDFEYSTQSYTGYEPTSMRAIRARYDPYEQARGRVEQLKQLGHSIDKVEYVLMGGTFMSLPKEYREDFIVKLHNALSGFNGNDIDEAILYSQQSLTKCVGITIETRPDYCTQTHLDDMLKYGCTRLEIGVQSLYEDVARDTNRGHTVRSVCETFAVSKDAGYKVVSHMMPDLPNVGMERDIEQFKEYFENPDFRTDGLKIYPTLVIRGTGLYELWKTGRYKSYSANALVDLVARILALVPPWTRIYRVQRDIPMPLVTSGVDNGNLRELALARMKDLGTTCRDVRTREVGIQEVHHKVQPDQVELIRRDYYANGGWETFLSYEDPKKDILIGLLRLRKASKKYTYRKEFTSQRTSIVRELHVYGSVVPLHSRDPRKFQHQGFGTLLMEEAERIAKEEHGSEKISVISGVGVRNYYGKLGYELDGPYMSKRI; this comes from the coding sequence ATGGCTCGTCATGGAAAAGGCCCAAAAactaacaaaaaaaagctagCAcctgaaaaggaaaggtTTATACAATGTTGTGCTGATATCACATTAGAGTTAACAGATTCTTTAACCTCGGGAACAACAAGAGAAATTAATCTGAATGGTTTGATTACTaaatattcaaagaaatataaactAAAGCAACAACCAAGGTTAACCGATATCATTAATTCTATTCCAGACcaatacaaaaaatatttattacCCAAATTGAAGGCTAAGCCAGTAAGAACAGCATCGGGTATTGCAGTGGTAGCCGTTATGTGTAAACCACATCGTTGTCCTCACATTGCATATACAGGTAATATTTGTGTTTATTGTCCAGGTGGTCCAGATTCAGATTTTGAGTATTCTACACAATCTTACACAGGCTATGAACCAACTTCAATGCGTGCCATCAGAGCTCGTTATGACCCTTATGAACAAGCACGTGGTAGGGTGGAACAATTGAAACAGTTAGGTCACTCCATCGATAAAGTCGAATATGTTCTGATGGGTGGTACATTTATGTCATTACCAAAAGAATATCGTGAAGATTTTATTGTGAAATTGCATAATGCACTTTCTGGGTTCAATGGtaatgatattgatgaagctATTCTTTATTCGCAACAAAGTTTAACGAAGTGTGTTGGTATAACAATCGAAACTAGGCCTGATTATTGTACGCAAACACATTTGGACGATATGTTAAAATATGGCTGTACCAGATTAGAAATTGGTGTTCAGTCCTTGTACGAAGACGTTGCTCGTGATACTAATAGAGGACACACCGTTAGGTCTGTTTGTGAAACTTTTGCTGTGTCTAAAGATGCTGGTTATAAGGTTGTTTCTCACATGATGCCAGATTTACCAAATGTTGGGATGGAAAGAGATATTGAACAGTTCAAAGagtattttgaaaatccTGATTTTAGGACTGATGGGTTGAAAATCTATCCAACTTTAGTCATTAGGGGTACAGGTTTATACGAACTTTGGAAAACGGGCAGGTATAAGTCTTATAGTGCCAACGCCTTAGTGGACTTAGTTGCTAGAATCTTGGCCCTAGTGCCCCCATGGACAAGAATCTACCGTGTCCAAAGAGACATTCCAATGCCCTTGGTTACCTCAGGTGTTGACAATGGTAACTTGAGAGAATTGGCATTAGCTAGAATGAAGGACTTGGGTACAACTTGTAGGGATGTTCGTACTAGGGAAGTGGGTATCCAAGAAGTGCATCATAAAGTTCAACCAGATCAGGTCGAGCTTATCAGAAGGGATTACTATGCAAATGGTGGTTGGGAAACCTTTTTATCATATGAAGATCCAAAGAAAGATATACTGATTGGTTTGCTGAGATTGAGAAAGgcttcaaagaaatatacatatagaAAAGAATTCACCTCCCAGAGGACTTCTATTGTTAGAGAATTGCATGTTTATGGTTCTGTGGTTCCACTTCATTCAAGAGATCCTCGTAAATTCCAGCATCAAGGGTTTGGTACTCTATTGATGGAAGAAGCGGAAAGAATCGCCAAGGAAGAGCATGGTTCAGAGAAAATTTCTGTTATTTCTGGTGTTGGTGTAAGAAATTACTATGGTAAACTAGGATATGAACTAGACGGTCCATACATGTCGAAAAGAATTTAA
- the YDC1 gene encoding alkaline dihydroceramidase (Alkaline dihydroceramidase, involved in sphingolipid metabolism; preferentially hydrolyzes dihydroceramide to a free fatty acid and dihydrosphingosine; has a minor reverse activity; YDC1 has a paralog, YPC1, that arose from the whole genome duplication) yields the protein MLFSWPYPEAPIEGYWGKPTSLIDWCEENYVVSPYIAEWSNTITNSIFLMTAFYSTYSAWRNKLETRYILIGMGFSLVGIGSWLFHMTLQYRYQLLDELPMLYATIIPSWSIFAETQEILIKDEKKRKESSFRIQMVISFIMCGIVTILTWIYVVVQKPAIFQVLYGILTLLVVVLSGWLTYYHVHDSFAKKNLFITMVMGMIPFVIGFICWQLDIHLCSFWIYIRRTYLALPLGVLLELHAWWHLLTGTGVYIFVVYLQYLRILTHGNPNDFLFIWRWGFFPELVRKGLPIGTSYSLEYLGPIVNTQVDDETKKNN from the coding sequence atgcTGTTCAGCTGGCCTTATCCAGAAGCCCCGATTGAAGGTTATTGGGGCAAGCCAACTTCTCTGATTGATTGGTGCGAGGAGAATTATGTCGTATCCCCCTATATTGCAGAATGGTCAAATACTATTACCAATAGTATATTCTTAATGACCGCCTTCTATTCTACATATAGCGCTTGGCGTAATAAGTTAGAAACAAGGTATATATTGATAGGAATGGGGTTCTCGCTGGTTGGTATTGGTTCGTGGTTATTTCATATGACTTTACAGTATCGTTATCAATTGCTAGACGAACTACCAATGCTGTATGCGACCATCATCCCATCGTGGAGTATTTTTGCAGAAACTCAAGAAATCTTGATTAAggatgagaagaaaaggaaggaaagCTCATTTAGAATCCAAATGgtcatttcttttatcATGTGTGGTATAGTCACCATTTTAACCTGGATTTACGTTGTCGTCCAAAAGCCAGCAATTTTCCAAGTCCTTTATGGTATATTGACGCTTCTAGTTGTGGTTCTTTCTGGCTGGCTGACCTACTATCACGTTCATGATTCAtttgcaaagaaaaatctttttATTACTATGGTTATGGGCATGATTCCTTTTGTCATTGGGTTCATTTGCTGGCAACTAGATATTCACCTGTGTTCTTTTTGGATCTATATCCGGAGAACATATTTGGCCCTGCCATTAGGTGTTCTATTGGAACTGCATGCTTGGTGGCATCTTTTGACCGGTACTGGTGTCTATATCTTCGTCGTGTATTTGCAATATTTGAGAATATTAACCCATGGAAATCCAAATGACTTCTTATTTATATGGAGGTGGGGATTTTTCCCTGAGCTGGTAAGAAAGGGCTTACCGATTGGTACTTCTTATTCACTGGAGTATCTGGGGCCAATTGTAAATACACAGGTAGATgatgaaacaaaaaagaataactAA